A genomic window from Hyla sarda isolate aHylSar1 chromosome 8, aHylSar1.hap1, whole genome shotgun sequence includes:
- the LOC130283981 gene encoding interferon-induced very large GTPase 1-like isoform X3, protein MQLGHGGSCGVPQKEETNLELRDERICPRGENTRSPDDHQYPSPESGRTIDLEDVTVRGEHTETNKEELRDMRLCPEEKDTMIPDDHGYTSPERTKSSEDVTVNGEHTGTNVLCKPTQDAQKIVPPAPNTHFVSIDVQPGHDDSCGISQEKESSQRTLLQKLMALDVSARNTLQENGEIEDAFWDSDEEECKKSDMRSSAPFNPLDVLCGLLHRSDMILRQQIVYKMSMCQFAVPLLLSSPVEQDFTFMLWSMRDIVKRWRPHCLIKSRDYKEDNIVNVPMPIFSFVRLGSCNISKSRYLNQVLSPSQQNHNFFVHGDLPGGNIPRKHSEGLVEIFWYLPTGNEHLDVFPDPIAVMNLRGDLESNQEQFRFLRSVSSGMFIFIEDINKNQHNLLSSLQKEANVFFILNIREGDINADNMKSLIEVLPRQNTLVKNKRLNDSNVVKRIRSAMKEILPKVKETFNLEEIAKEATKRNIHVDENSPECQETKAKAKEITDEIKDINQYKEETMKLQGKFWKQISKIEKEICRMRELGDRDVEEYKSELQAKLVKLQELQGRHSLTRGMGKFREALMMSSLLKRKLFLKWLKILLDTEGRHHLRELQNKYKLKCRSSSTTEHDLQKIDQKIADSSLGVEHFIRELGQFYEIHLKKEGKLIDLPGIAADVLLDGFPLELIDGDASNIPLQWITDVLTELDKKTGGQCRVRVITVLGVQSTGKSTLLNTMFGLQFPVASGRCTRGAFMTLINANTFEEELSCDFILVIDTEGLKSLDLASLENSYEHDNELATVVVGLSDITIVNMAMENVEEMKDILQIVVHAFLRMKGIGKKSSCQFVHQNVSDVSAHVKNRNARQKFLEQLSEMAKVAARMEKRSDVNHFSDIISCDIERDSWYIPGLWYGIPPMASVNTGYSETVSELKQSTLRSLQSMARKPPNIREFTEWIKSLWDAVKHEKFVFSFRNHLVSEAYNQLCLHYADWEWTFQKNIHRWMMETETFIYNLPYEKISADLWNKLQNDMYQLLDKEETAMERCLEEYFENDFENAHLLEMFREDFIRSVKYLRKQLENVLHDKCEKTIRIQKDKSQIQAMQAQYIDIMEERIAEMMMERRKNAEYVGNSDTLNEEFEAMWDKTLSTLRLSKLETRHVGREIIPHLKRNMDCDDGVIMEWLHNLNKYKDSNFDLKNKDHSSYSPEDIKHLNELTTSLIHECNKHVEEVTGTKEDFNALYAEELLSLIDKRLRRRNFQYPNITKLFELDLKLHIFGSAAFKFQKMHEDFVQKNDPRTCLETLKPHYYSVFKNMYEKRDDCRRKAKQFCELCVKPAITDHINKCLGKEIIDDVLQTGGPEEFKSRKHLQLVILEKLLKENSWDQYIDYINDYESFLKSWISTYIAEHYKRRIQVLQVRTLHSVMAKVQQTLTHPTLISSRNLNEFLVKFCHILDKDLVISKSDMKVVLFQSNLNVKSFAEDVELYLGYVQDEIQLQMNSMSIKSILSQLTLKPQEELFKKLIGCGQQCPFCKAPCEAGGADHKEHFTSLHRPQGLGQHTDEPTNVLDHSICSTNVISNKSFSNKDTTWKPHPYKDYRSHYPDWAIYPDMAANASNYWKFVLIEFNESFAKHYGTNPAKIPEDWYKITRHEAITSLKVTLQ, encoded by the coding sequence AATCATCACAAAGAACTCTTCTTCAGAAGTTAATGGCTCTGGATGTCTCGGCCAGAAATACTCTTCAAGAAAATGGGGAGATTGAAGATGCATTTTGGGATTCAGATGAAGAAGAATGCAAAAAGAGTGACATGCGGTCATCGGCGCCCTTTAACCCTCTAGATGTTCTGTGTGGCCTCCTGCATCGTTCAGATATGATTTTACGACAGCAGATTGTTTATAAAATGTCCATGTGCCAATTTGCTGTCCCTCTGCTTCTCTCTTCACCTGTCGAACAAGACTTCACCTTCATGTTGTGGTCAATGAGAGATATTGTGAAGAGATGGAGACCTCACTGTTTGATCAAGAGTAGAGATTATAAGGAAGACAATATAGTCAATGTCCCCATGCCCATATTCTCTTTTGTTAGACTTGGTTCTTGCAACATTTCTAAATCTCGATATCTGAACCAAGTCTTAAGTCCATCTCAACAGAACCATAACTTCTTTGTGCATGGAGACCTGCCTGGTGGGAATATTCCTAGGAAACACTCTGAGGGACTTGTGGAAATATTTTGGTATCTTCCAACTGGAAATGAACACTTAGATGTTTTTCCCGATCCCATTGCTGTTATGAATCTACGAGGAGACCTTGAGTCCAATCAGGAACAGTTCAGGTTCCTAAGAAGCGTATCATCcggtatgtttatatttattgagGACATTAACAAGAACCAGCACAACCTGCTATCAAGTTTACAGAAGGAGGcaaatgttttcttcattctaAATATAAGAGAAGGAGACATAAATGCTGACAACATGAAATCTCTCATCGAAGTTCTCCCAAGACAAAATACTTTAGTTAAGAATAAACGCCTCAATGACTCCAACGTGGTAAAGAGAATACGATCAGCAATGAAAGAGATACTTCCAAAAGTTAAAGAAACATTTAATCTAGAGGAAATTGCAAAGGAAGCCACAAAACGCAATATCCATGTTGATGAGAATTCCCCAGAATGCCAAGAAACTAAAGCAAAAGCCAAAGAAATTACAGATGAAATAAAAGATATAAATCAATATAAGGAGGAAACAATGAAACTACAGGGAAAGTTCTGGAAACAGATATCTAAAATAGAGAAGGAAATATGTAGAATGAGAGAATTAGGTGACCGGGATGTGGAAGAATATAAATCTGAGCTCCAGGCAAAACTAGTGAAACTCCAAGAGCTGCAGGGGAGGCACAGTCTGACACGGGGCATGGGGAAATTCCGAGAAGCATTGATGATGTCttctttattgaaaaggaaattaTTTCTGAAATGGCTGAAAATACTTCTGGACACAGAAGGAAGACATCATCTCAGAGAATTACAGAACAAATACAAACTTAAATGCAGAAGTTCATCAACAACTGAACATGATCTCCAAAAAATCGACCAGAAAATAGCAGATAGTTCATTGGGTGTAGAACATTTTATACGTGAGTTGGGACAGTTTTATGAAATACACTTGAAAAAAGAAGGAAAGCTCATTGATTTGCCAGGAATAGCTGCTGACGTCTTGTTGGATGGGTTCCCATTGGAGCTGATTGATGGAGATGCCTCCAATATTCCCTTACAGTGGATAACTGATGTCCTGACTGAGCTGGATAAGAAGACCGGAGGACAATGTAGGGTGAGAGTGATAACTGTGCTGGGAGTGCAGAGTACCGGGAAGTCCACCCTTCTGAACACCATGTTTGGTCTACAGTTCCCTGTGGCCAGTGGACGATGCACACGAGGAGCCTTCATGACTCTTATTAATGCAAATACCTTTGAAGAAGAACTTAGTTGTGACTTCATTCTAGTCATTGACACTGAAGGACTGAAGTCCTTGGATCTGGCTTCTCTGGAGAACAGTTATGAACACGACAATGAATTGGCCACAGTTGTAGTTGGATTAAGTGACATCACCATAGTCAACATGGCCATGGAAAATGTAGAAGAAATGAAAGATATTTTACAGATTGTGGTCCATGCGTTTCTTAGAATGAAAGGAATAGGCAAGAAATCCAGCTGCCAGTTTGTTCACCAAAATGTGAGTGATGTGTCCGCTCATGTGAAGAACAGGAACGCCAGACAGAAATTTCTGGAACAGTTGAGTGAAATGGCAAAAGTAGCAGCTAGAATGGAGAAAAGAAGTGATGTGAATCATTTTTCAGACATTATCTCTTGTGATATTGAAAGAGATTCTTGGTACATTCCTGGGTTATGGTATGGGATACCACCTATGGCCTCTGTAAACACTGGGTACAGTGAAACGGTTAGTGAGCTGAAACAATCGACACTCAGATCCTTACAGTCAATGGCCAGAAAACCTCCAAATATTAGAGAATTTACAGAATGGATAAAAAGTCTGTGGGATGCGGTAAAACATGAGAAATTTGTCTTCAGCTTTAGAAACCATTTGGTCAGTGAGGCCTATAACCAGCTCTGTCTTCACTATGCAGATTGGGAAtggacatttcagaaaaacattcaCAGATGGATGATGGAGACAGAAACTTTCATCTATAATTTACCCTATGAGAAAATAAGTGCAGATTTATGGAACAAACTCCAAAATGATATGTATCAGCTATTAGACAAGGAGGAGACAGCCATGGAACGATGTCTGGAGGAATATTTTGAGAATGATTTTGAGAATGCTCATCTTCTGGAGATGTTTCGAGAAGACTTTATCAGAAGTGTGAAGTATCTCAGGAAACAACTTGAAAATGTTCTTCATGATAAGTGTGAGAAGACTATTCGTATCCAGAAAGATAAATCCCAGATTCAAGCCATGCAGGCCCAATATATTGACATAATGGAAGAAAGAATAGCAGAAATGATGATGGAAAGAAGGAAAAATGCTGAATATGTGGGGAACAGTGATACTCTGAATGAAGAATTTGAGGCGATGTGGGATAAAACTCTTTCCACTTTACGACTAAGTAAACTAGAAACACGCCATGTTGGCCGTGAAATAATTCCACACTTAAAAAGGAACATGGATTGTGATGATGGTGTGATCATGGAGTGGCTCCATAACCTCAACAAATATAAGGATAGCAACTTTGATCTGAAAAACAAGGATCATTCTAGCTATTCTCCTGAAGACATCAAGCATTTGAATGAACTTACCACCTCCTTAATTCACGAATGTAACAAACATGTTGAAGAAGTTACTGGCACCAAAGAAGACTTTAATGCCTTGTATGCTGAGGAGTTGCTGTCATTGATCGATAAAAGACTGAGGAGACGAAACTTCCAATATCCTAACATTACGAAACTCTTTGAGTTAGATCTTAAACTTCACATCTTTGGAAGTGCAGCCTTTAAATTCCAGAAGATGCATGAGGACTTTGTACAAAAAAATGATCCAAGGACCTGCCTGGAGACGCTGAAGCCTCACTACTACTCTGTCTTCAAAAACATGTATGAAAAAAGGGACGACTGTCGAAGGAAAGCCAAACAATTCTGTGAACTATGTGTGAAGCCGGCCATCACTGATCACATCAACAAGTGTCTCGGTAAGGAGATAATAGATGACGTCCTACAGACCGGTGGCCCAGAAGAATTCAAGAGTCGGAAACATTTACAGCTAGTGATTCTCGAAAAGTTGCTGAAGGAAAACtcttgggatcagtatatagattaTATCAATGATTATGAGAGTTTTCTCAAAAGTTGGATCTCAACCTACATTGCCGAACATTACAAAAGACGTATCCAAGTTCTACAAGTAAGAACCCTCCATTCTGTAATGGCCAAAGTGCAACAAACCCTCACTCATCCAACACTTATCTCTTCCAGAAACCTTAACGAGTTTTTAGTGAAGTTTTGTCATATTTTAGACAAAGATCTTGTCATTTCCAAGTCCGACATGAAAGTTGTCTTGTTCCAGAGTAATCTGAATGTCAAATCGTTTGCCGAGGATGTTGAGTTGTATCTTGGTTATGTACAAGATGAAATCCAGCTGCAGATGAACTCAATGAGTATAAAGTCAATACTTTCACAGCTGACATTGAAGCCTCAGGAGGAGCTCTTCAAGAAGCTCATTGGATGTGGGCAGCAGTGTCCATTCTGTAAAGCCCCCTGTGAAGCTGGAGGAGCTGACCACAAGGAGCACTTTACTTCTCTTCACCGACCTCAGGGACTTGGGCAACATACAGATGAGCCGACCAATGTTCTGGACCATTCTATATGTTCTACAAATGTCATCTCAAATAAGAGTTTTAGCAATAAGGACACAACTTGGAAGCCTCATCCTTACAAGGATTACAGGTCCCATTACCCAGACTGGGCCATCTATCCCGACATGGCTGCCAATGCCTCAAACTACTGGAAGTTTGTCTTAATAGAGTTTAATGAGTCATTTGCCAAACATTATGGAACAAAcccagcaaaaatcccagaagacTGGTACAAAATAACTCGCCATGAAGCTATAACCAGCCTGAAGGTAACTTTGCAATGA